The Euwallacea similis isolate ESF13 chromosome 15, ESF131.1, whole genome shotgun sequence genome has a window encoding:
- the LOC136413833 gene encoding growth arrest-specific protein 1-like, with product MWFLMVPVMAALGTLGSAIPCEEARLKCMYREGCASSLHRYLTGCSSILQNPEYTYCPKVCFDSLVVLVSTEEGKALMECECSDAYCEKQKKRTEICRPSVMKIIEDPVIPCQTAQEICNADAECSMAFDYYWKLCKAMFHGKKCTPKCRNSINILRSREKAQKLKMCKCDGTEEYSCHSIQRNMEKLCFHSPHHHYNITGKPYEDTPQVILTSVGVRTTLSLNALLVTLLVLWTR from the exons ATGTGGTTTCTAATGGTACCAGTGATGGCTGCCTTAGGCACTCTTGGATCGGCCATCCCTTGCGAAGAAGCCCGCTTGAAGTGCATGTATCGAGAGGGCTGTGCCTCCTCCCTTCATCGATACCTTACTGGATGTTCCTCAATCCTACAGAACCCTGAGTACACGTACTGTCCCAAAGTTTGCTTTGATTCGTTGGTGGTGTTAGTTTCTACTGAGGAAGGAAAGGCCCTTATGGAG tGTGAGTGCAGCGACGCTTACTGCGAAAAGCAGAAAAAGCGCACCGAAATCTGCCGTCCCAGCGTCATGAAAATCATAGAAGACCCAGTGATACCGTGCCAAACAGCCCAGGAAATCTGCAATGCAGACGCGGAATGCTCCATGGCCTTCGACTACTACTGGAAACTCTGCAAGGCCATGTTCCACGGTAAAAAGTGCACTCCCAAGTGCCGCAACTCCATCAACATCTTGAGAAGTAGGGAAAAAGCGCAGAAGCTGAAAATGTGCAAGTGCGATGGTACTGAAGAGTACAGCTGCCACTCCATACAGAGGAACATGGAGAAACTGTGTTTCCACAGTCCGCATCACCACTACAACATTACTGGGAAGCCTTATGAAGACACCCCTCAAGTGATACTGACGTCAGTGGGAGTGCGCACAACTCTCTCTTTAAATGCGCTTTTGGTGACTTTGCTGGTGCTTTGGACACGGTAG